One part of the Phragmites australis chromosome 3, lpPhrAust1.1, whole genome shotgun sequence genome encodes these proteins:
- the LOC133911900 gene encoding uncharacterized protein LOC133911900 isoform X2: MMHPVDTLKTRLQSQAIMTGTKAQMNIFQMVRTVWASDGLRGFYRGISPGVTGSLATGATYFGVIESTKTWLENANPNLSGHWSHFIAGAIGDTLGSFVYVPCEVMKQRMQVQGTRKSWQSAAAKGSISHTSGTQMYGYYNGMFHAGCSIWRDHGLKGLYAGYWSTLARDVPFAGLMVTFYEAMKELTEYGKRKYLPNSDLDVSNSFEGLVLGGLAGGCSAYLTTPLDVIKTRLQVQGSTTRYNGWLDAITKTWTSEGVRGLFKGSVPRIIWYIPASAFTFMAVEFLRDRFNDKVDTDGRELATLSIDTISEVEEAA; the protein is encoded by the exons ATGATGCATCCAGTTGACACTCTGAAAACAAGGCTTCAGAGTCAGGCTATTATGACAGGGACTAAG GCTCAGATGAATATATTTCAAATGGTCAGGACAGTATGGGCTTCTGATGGTCTGAGAG GTTTTTACCGAGGAATCAGCCCAGGTGTTACTGGATCACTTGCGACAGGTGCTACATATTTTGGTGTTATTGAATCAACTAAGACATGGTTGGAGAATGCTAATCCTAATCTAAGTGGGCACTGGTCACATTTTATTGCTGGAGCAATTG GTGATACACTTGGATCTTTTGTATATGTTCCTTGCGAAGTCATGAAACAAAGAATGCAAGTCCAAGGCACTAGAAAATCTTGGCAATCAGCTGCTGCTAAAGGAAGTATTTCTCATACCTCTGGGACTCAGATGTATGGTTACTACAATGGAATGTTCCATGCTGGTTGTTCTATCTGGAGAGATCATGGTCTGAAGGGGCTTTATGCAGG ATACTGGTCTACACTTGCCAGGGATGTCCCTTTTGCTGGTCTAATG GTCACTTTCTATGAAGCAATGAAAGAATTGACTGAGTATGGGAAGAGGAAGTATTTGCCCAACAGTGATTTGGATGTCAGCAACTCCTTTGAGGGACTTGTTCTAGGAGGATTGGCAGGCG GATGTAGTGCATACTTGACAACCCCCTTGGATGTGATCAAGACAAGACTGCAAGTACAAGGATCAACAACTCG GTACAATGGGTGGCTGGATGCTATTACAAAGACATGGACTTCCGAGGGAGTGCGTGGCTTGTTCAAGGGGAGCGTCCCTAGGATAATCTGGTATATACCTGCATCAGCATTCACATTCATGGCCGTGGAATTCCTAAGGGATCGTTTCAACGACAAGGTTGATACAGATGGCCGTGAACTAGCCACCCTGTCTATCGACACGATATCAGAAGTTGAGGAGGCTGCCTAA
- the LOC133911900 gene encoding uncharacterized protein LOC133911900 isoform X1, which produces MAASPSPPAPATGVGDRSSTALLPSPHITNFFVWREFVWGGIAGAFGEGMMHPVDTLKTRLQSQAIMTGTKAQMNIFQMVRTVWASDGLRGFYRGISPGVTGSLATGATYFGVIESTKTWLENANPNLSGHWSHFIAGAIGDTLGSFVYVPCEVMKQRMQVQGTRKSWQSAAAKGSISHTSGTQMYGYYNGMFHAGCSIWRDHGLKGLYAGYWSTLARDVPFAGLMVTFYEAMKELTEYGKRKYLPNSDLDVSNSFEGLVLGGLAGGCSAYLTTPLDVIKTRLQVQGSTTRYNGWLDAITKTWTSEGVRGLFKGSVPRIIWYIPASAFTFMAVEFLRDRFNDKVDTDGRELATLSIDTISEVEEAA; this is translated from the exons ATGGCGGCGTCCCCGTCCCCCCCCGCCCCAGCCACCGGAGTTGGCGACCGGAGCTCGACCGCCCTACTGCCGTCTCCCCACATCACCAACTTCTTCG TATGGAGGGAATTTGTGTGGGGAGGAATTGCAGGCGCATTTGGAGAAGGCATGATGCATCCAGTTGACACTCTGAAAACAAGGCTTCAGAGTCAGGCTATTATGACAGGGACTAAG GCTCAGATGAATATATTTCAAATGGTCAGGACAGTATGGGCTTCTGATGGTCTGAGAG GTTTTTACCGAGGAATCAGCCCAGGTGTTACTGGATCACTTGCGACAGGTGCTACATATTTTGGTGTTATTGAATCAACTAAGACATGGTTGGAGAATGCTAATCCTAATCTAAGTGGGCACTGGTCACATTTTATTGCTGGAGCAATTG GTGATACACTTGGATCTTTTGTATATGTTCCTTGCGAAGTCATGAAACAAAGAATGCAAGTCCAAGGCACTAGAAAATCTTGGCAATCAGCTGCTGCTAAAGGAAGTATTTCTCATACCTCTGGGACTCAGATGTATGGTTACTACAATGGAATGTTCCATGCTGGTTGTTCTATCTGGAGAGATCATGGTCTGAAGGGGCTTTATGCAGG ATACTGGTCTACACTTGCCAGGGATGTCCCTTTTGCTGGTCTAATG GTCACTTTCTATGAAGCAATGAAAGAATTGACTGAGTATGGGAAGAGGAAGTATTTGCCCAACAGTGATTTGGATGTCAGCAACTCCTTTGAGGGACTTGTTCTAGGAGGATTGGCAGGCG GATGTAGTGCATACTTGACAACCCCCTTGGATGTGATCAAGACAAGACTGCAAGTACAAGGATCAACAACTCG GTACAATGGGTGGCTGGATGCTATTACAAAGACATGGACTTCCGAGGGAGTGCGTGGCTTGTTCAAGGGGAGCGTCCCTAGGATAATCTGGTATATACCTGCATCAGCATTCACATTCATGGCCGTGGAATTCCTAAGGGATCGTTTCAACGACAAGGTTGATACAGATGGCCGTGAACTAGCCACCCTGTCTATCGACACGATATCAGAAGTTGAGGAGGCTGCCTAA